In a single window of the Neodiprion virginianus isolate iyNeoVirg1 chromosome 1, iyNeoVirg1.1, whole genome shotgun sequence genome:
- the LOC124310327 gene encoding UDP-glycosyltransferase UGT5-like isoform X2, with the protein MLRSFVSATLILLAAFWHYGYASRILGVFPTPSISHQIVFRALTLALRERGHQLVVVTPDPVNDPMLTNYTEIDLHFLYADTDGGENWIETLAKERWTDIQDAYLSTVLSQTELILDHPELKKLYAPNNSQKFNLMMIEMLYYPALLPLATRFDVPVVGITSLGLSLSIHYAIGNPIIPSHSSNWDTEEMIFGEATFWQRLKNFIWVWKFLYKYRTRYMPAQQALARKYFGNDIPDISDIEKNVSVVFVNQQTPISYLRPNIPKVIDIGGFHIAREIKPLPKDLQKILDDSTQGFIYMSLGSNIKSVMLSDEVRREFIAAFSELPYTVIWKFEDDFLANKPENVIIMKWTPQQSILAHPNLKVFIYQGGLQSTEEAVSHGIPVIGLPVFTDQHVHANKMLQEADDRLAEFAQGQTLRFAEERDLVDRACDTSQRSFTFAVHYGRRAVVSASRYGHCFCYFHRICHNFKFGNDCVLQDGQSYSCNDSPNQSEGQNKLTRPRD; encoded by the exons ATGTTACGGAGTTTTGTGTCAGCTACGTTGATTTTGCTTGCCGCTTTTTGGCACTACGGATATGCTTCAAGGATACTCGGTGTATTTCCAACCCCTTCGATCAGTCATCAAATAGTATTCCGCGCTCTCACCCTTGCACTGAGAGAACGGGGCCATCAGCTCGTTGTTGTGACTCCAGATCCGGTCAACGATCCAATGTTGACCAACTATACGGAGATTGATCTTCACTTTCTCTACGCTGATACCGACGGTGGTGAGAATTGGATCGAGACTTTGGCAAAGGAAAGGTGGACCGATATCCAGGATGCCTATTTGTCGACGGTCTTGTCACAAACCGAACTCATCCTTGATCATCCTGAACTGAAGAAGCTATACGCACCAAACAATAGCCAAAAGTTCAACTTGATGATGATCGAGATGCTTTATTATCCTGCCCTTTTGCCTCTTGCCACGCGATTCGATGTTCCAGTTGTGG GTATAACATCTCTGGGTCTAAGTTTGAGTATTCATTACGCAATTGGCAATCCTATCATCCCTTCTCATTCGTCAAATTGGGATACAGAAGAAATGATTTTCGGTGAGGCGACATTTTGGCAAAGGCTAAAAAACTTTATATGGGTATGGAagtttttatataaatacCGAACTCGTTACATGCCGGCGCAACAGGCGTTGGCCAGAAAATATTTTGGGAACGACATTCCTGATATCAGCGACATCGAAAAGAACGTCAGTGTGGTTTTTGTCAACCAGCAGACACCGATTTCGTATCTCAGACCAAATATTCCTAAAGTCATAGATATCGGTGGATTTCACATCGCAAGGGAAATCAAGCCACTCCCGAAG GACCTTCAAAAGATCTTGGACGATTCGACGCAAGGCTTCATTTACATGAGCCTTGGATCAAATATCAAAAGTGTGATGTTGAGTGACGAAGTGCGTAGAGAATTCATCGCTGCATTTTCGGAACTGCCGTACACTgttatttggaaatttgaggACGATTTTCTTGCAAATAAACCAGAAAATGTCATAATTATGAAGTGGACTCCGCAGCAATCGATTCTGG CACATCCGAATCTAAAAGTTTTCATATACCAAGGAGGACTTCAAAGCACAGAGGAAGCGGTTTCTCATGGCATCCCTGTAATTGGATTACCGGTATTCACCGACCAGCACGTACACGCTAACAAAATG CTACAAGAGGCGGATGATCGACTTGCGGAATTTGCTCAAGGACAAACCCTACGATTCGCTGAAGAACGCGATTTGGTGGACAGAGCATGTGATACGTCACAAAGGAGCTTCACATTTGCAGTCCACTACGGTCGACGAGCCGTGGTATCAGCGTCAAGATATGGAcattgtttttgttatttccaCCGGATTTGTCATAACTTCAAGTTTGGCAATGATTGCGTTCTGCAGGATGGTCAATCATATTCGTGCAATGATTCACCCAATCAGTCAGAAGGTCAAAATAAATTGACGCGACCTCGCGATTAG
- the LOC124310362 gene encoding aldehyde dehydrogenase 1A1-like: protein MSANIEPPKADPNVKVKYTKIFINNEFVDSVSGKKFATVNPCTEKTNAEVSEGNKADVDKAVVAAKKAFARGSEWRKLDASARATLIYRLADLIEQNINELANLESLDNGMPFPMSYHSVGTAAKHLRYYAGWADKIQGSTIPVDGNSFALTRKEPVGVVGLIVPWNGPIGLYGMKLAPALAAGCTAVIKPAEQTPLTALLLASLVKEAGFPPGVVNVVPGYGATAGAAISAHPDIAKVSFTGSSEVGHAILKAAGESNLKRVTLELGGKSPFVVFDDADLDLAVQTAGSVFVHAGQICIAPSRVFVQAGIYDEFVKKAVAVAAATKVGDPYTPGCIQGPQIESRAVDKVMGLIESGKKQGAKLQIGGERHGSVGYFIKPTVFSDVSDDMQIAKEEIFGPVQSILKFNTFEEVVERANATTYGLAAGVFTKNIELALEFAKAVEAGSVWVNQYSLLTSQQPFGGFKQSGLGRELGKEGLDAYLEIKTISIKTPTNN, encoded by the exons ATGTCAGCTAATATCGAACCGCCAAAGGCAGACCCAAACGTCAAAGTCAAATATACCAAG ATTTTCATCAATAACGAGTTCGTCGATTCGGTAAGCGGAAAGAAGTTCGCCACCGTGAATCCGTGTACGGAAAAGACAAATGCCGAAGTATCGGAGGGAAACAAA GCTGACGTAGATAAGGCTGTAGTGGCAGCAAAGAAGGCTTTCGCCAGAGGATCGGAATGGAGAAAATTAGATGCTTCCGCACGTGCGACATTGATTTACAGG CTGGCAGATCTCATCGAGCAGAACATCAACGAACTGGCGAATTTAGAATCGCTTGACAATGGAATGCCCTTCCCCATGTCGTACCACTCGGTTGGAACTGCTGCGAAACACCTGCGCTACTACGCTGGTTGGGCGGACAAAATTCAAGGTTCAACCATCCCAGTTG ACGGTAACTCTTTCGCCTTGACGCGTAAGGAACCCGTTGGCGTAGTCGGACTGATCGTTCCCTGGAATGGACCCATTGGGTTGTATGGAATGAAACTTGCGCCAGCATTAGCAGCGGGTTGTACCGCGGTCATAAAGCCAGCGGAGCAAACACCCTTGACTGCTCTTCTGTTGGCCAGCCTCGTCAAGGAGGCCGGGTTTCCTCCTGGAGTCGTCAACGTTGTACCAGGTTATGGGGCAACAGCTGGTGCGGCGATTAGCGCACACCCAGATATCGCCAAGGTCTCGTTCACCGGGTCTTCTGAG GTGGGGCATGCCATACTGAAAGCTGCAGGCGAGAGCAATCTAAAGCGTGTCACACTCGAGCTGGGAGGCAAAAGCCCGTTTGTCGTTTTCGACGATGCCGACC TCGATTTGGCCGTTCAAACAGCCGGTTCTGTATTCGTACACGCGGGTCAGATCTGTATCGCACCGTCCCGCGTCTTCGTTCAAGCTGGAATATACGACGAATTCGTGAAAAAGGCCGTTGCGGTGGCTGCCGCGACAAAAGTTGGCGATCCCTACACTCCTGGATGCATACAAGGTCCCCAG ATCGAGTCACGGGCGGTCGATAAGGTAATGGGACTAATCGAGTCAGGGAAGAAACAAGGAGCCAAATTACAGATTGGTGGAGAACGCCACGGATCAGTGGGATATTTTATTAAGCCCACCGTCTTCTCGGACGTGAGCGACGACATGCAAATCGCCAAGGAAGAA ATATTTGGACCAGTACAGTCGATCCTGAAGTTCAACACTTTCGAAGAGGTTGTCGAGAGAGCCAACGCCACTACTTACGGTTTGGCAGCCGGCGTCTTTACTAAGAACATTGAACTTGCTCTCGAATTTGCCAAGGCTGTAGAAGCCGGCAGCGTATG GGTGAACCAGTACAGCTTATTGACGTCGCAACAACCTTTCGGTGGGTTCAAACAGTCTGGATTAGGGCGTGAATT ggGCAAGGAAGGGTTGGATGCGTACCTCGAAATAAAAACTATTTCCATCAAAACGCCGACCAATAACTAA
- the LOC124310390 gene encoding aldehyde dehydrogenase 1A1-like, which yields MANRNPNIKYTKLFINNEWVDAESGKKFRTINPATETVIAEISEADKADVDKAVSAAKKAFARGSPWRTMDASARGNLMNKLADLIDRDSEHLANLESLDNGKSFAASLFDIQISATVLRYYAGWSDKIHGSTIPADGNSFALTRKEPIGVVGQIIPWNYPLLMLSWKWAPALAAGCTIVLKPAEQTPLTALHAASLVKEAGFPPGVVNVLPGYGPTAGAAIAEHPDINKVAFTGSTEVGHLIMAASAKSNLKRVSLELGGKSPVVIFNDFDVNEAAEIAHTALFDNHGQSCCAGSRTYVQSGIYDAFVARAKELAEKRKVGDPFAPGTEQGPQIDREMFDKVTNLVESGKKEGAVLQTGGERLGNVGFFFKPTVFSDATDDMRIAKEEIFGPVQTIFKFETLEEVIDRANNTTYGLAAAVLTKDIDKALTFAKAVEAGSVWINCYDAITPQTPFGGYKKSGIGRELGEDGLNEYLEIKTISIKTPTKN from the exons ATGGCGAACCGTAATCCCAACATCAAGTACACCAAG TTGTTCATCAACAACGAATGGGTGGATGCagagagtggaaaaaaattccggaCCATTAATCCTGCAACCGAGACTGTTATTGCAGAAATTTCCGAAGCTGACAAG GCTGACGTTGACAAGGCAGTTTCGGCAGCTAAAAAGGCATTTGCAAGAGGTTCACCATGGCGAACAATGGATGCTTCGGCCAGAGGGAATCTCATGAACAAA CTTGCGGATTTAATCGACAGAGATAGCGAACATCTGGCGAATTTGGAATCTTTGGATAACGGCAAGTCATTCGCCGCTTCTCTTTTCGACATTCAAATAAGCGCCACAGTTTTGCGTTACTACGCGGGATGGTCCGATAAGATTCATGGAAGCACTATTCCCGCGG ACGGCAACTCGTTCGCCCTGACGCGAAAGGAGCCGATTGGTGTTGTTGGACAAATCATACCCTGGAATTACCCGCTACTAATGCTATCTTGGAAGTGGGCACCAGCACTAGCCGCAGGATGTACAATCGTCCTGAAACCCGCTGAACAAACACCCCTGACCGCCCTTCACGCTGCGTCTCTGGTCAAGGAAGCCGGTTTCCCTCCAGGAGTGGTTAATGTCCTTCCAGGATACGGGCCAACCGCAGGAGCAGCGATAGCTGAACACCCTGACATAAACAAGGTCGCCTTCACCGGCTCCACGGAG GTTGGCCATTTGATCATGGCCGCGTCGGCGAagtcaaatttgaaacgagTCAGCTTGGAACTCGGAGGAAAGAGCCCGGTGGTAATTTTCAACGACTTCGACG TCAACGAAGCTGCGGAGATTGCTCACACGGCGCTGTTTGATAATCATGGACAAAGCTGCTGCGCCGGTTCGCGGACTTACGTTCAGTCCGGTATTTACGACGCGTTTGTAGCCCGGGCTAAGGAACTTGCCGAGAAAAGAAAGGTCGGTGATCCGTTTGCCCCGGGTACTGAACAGGGGCCGCAAATCGACAGAGAAATGTTTGACAAGGTTACAAACCTCGTAGAGTCCGGCAAAAAGGAGGGGGCCGTTTTACAAACTGGAGGGGAACGCTTGGGAAACGttggatttttcttcaag CCAACCGTATTTTCTGACGCTACTGACGACATGAGAATCGCCAAGGAAGAGATATTCGGACCTGTCCAAACGATCTTCAAATTTGAGACGCTTGAAGAAGTTATCGATCGTGCGAACAACACCACCTACGGTCTCGCCGCAGCTGTCCTGACCAAAGACATCGACAAGGCTCTTACTTTTGCGAAAGCGGTCGAGGCTGGAAGCGTGTG GATCAATTGTTACGATGCTATTACACCCCAAACGCCGTTCGGAGGTTACAAGAAATCCGGAATCGGACGAGAACT TGGGGAAGATGGACTAAACGAGTATCTCGAAATCAAGACGATTTCAATCAAGACGCCTACCAAAAACTAA
- the LOC124310319 gene encoding UDP-glycosyltransferase UGT5-like, translating into MSRYFLSATLILVVGFWHYGCASRILGIFPTPSISHQVVYRGLTLALRERGHELVIVTTDPVNDPNLTNYKEIDVHSLYDIFIQDVDWIATREKDTWSNMFDGFMSKLELECEEILEHPELRKLYAPNSGEKFDLMLIEMLYFPSLMPLATRFDVPVIGMASLGLSLNMQYAVGNPIMPSHPSNWDADEKIFGELTLWQRMKNFIRTWKYLYKYWTRYMPAQQALARKYFGNDIPDISDIEKNVSLVFANQQAPITYLRPNVPKIIDIGGFHVTKKIKPLSKDLQKILDDSTQGFIYMSLGSNVKSVMLANGTREEFIAAFSKLPYTVVWKFEDEFLPNQPPNVLIMKWAPQQSILAHPNLKVFIYQGGLQSTEEAISHGVPVIGFPVFADQDIHVSKMASLGVGKKLDILTVKRDELIEAIQSVVYDTSYKKRMLDLRNLLRDKPYDSMENAIWWTEHVIRHKGAPHLQSTLVDEPWYKRQDMDIVFIISAGSLVALCFTLFVFHKLLICSIRAFNKLPSSKKDKLH; encoded by the exons ATGTCACGGTATTTTCTATCAGCTACACTAATTCTGGTGGTTGGATTCTGGCACTATGGATGTGCTTCGAGGATACTCGGTATATTTCCAACACCCTCCATCAGTCATCAAGTGGTATATCGTGGACTCACCCTCGCGTTGAGGGAACGGGGTCACGAGCTCGTTATTGTGACCACAGATCCTGTGAACGATCCAAATCTGACAAATTACAAGGAGATAGATGTCCACTCTCTCTACGATATTTTCATCCAGGATGTAGATTGGATTGCGACTCGAGAAAAAGACACGTGGTCTAACATGTTTGATGGCTTTATGTCGAAGCTTGAGTTAGAATGCGAAGAGATCCTCGAACATCCTGAACTGAGAAAGCTTTACGCACCGAACAGTGGCGAAAAGTTTGACCTGATGCTCATTGAGATGCTTTATTTTCCCTCTCTTATGCCTCTCGCTACGAGATTTGACGTTCCAGTCATCG GAATGGCATCTCTGGGTCTGAGTCTGAACATGCAGTACGCGGTTGGCAATCCTATTATGCCTTCTCATCCATCAAATTGGGATGCGGACGAAAAAATCTTCGGTGAATTGACACTTTGGCAAAGAATGAAGAACTTCATACGGACATGGAAATATCTGTACAAATACTGGACTCGTTACATGCCGGCGCAACAGGCGTTGGcgagaaaatattttggaaacgACATTCCTGATATCAGCGATATCGAGAAGAACGTCAGTTTGGTCTTTGCCAACCAGCAAGCGCCGATTACGTACCTTAGACCAAATGTTCCAAAAATCATAGACATCGGTGGGTTTCATGTCACCAAGAAAATCAAGCCTCTGTCAAAG GatcttcaaaaaattttggacGATTCGACGCAAGGCTTCATTTACATGAGCCTCGGATCAAATGTCAAAAGTGTGATGTTGGCGAATGGAACGCGAGAAGAATTCATCGCTGCCTTTTCGAAACTACCATACACTGttgtttggaaatttgaagATGAGTTTCTTCCGAATCAACCACCCAACGTCCTAATTATGAAGTGGGCTCCACAGCAGTCCATTCTAG CACACCCGAACCTGAAAGTTTTCATATATCAAGGAGGATTGCAAAGCACGGAGGAGGCAATATCACATGGCGTACCTGTGATTGGCTTTCCAGTGTTTGCCGACCAGGATATACACGTTAGCAAAATGGCGTCTCTTGgtgttggtaaaaaattagatattctCACCGTCAAAAGAGACGAGTTAATCGAGGCGATTCAATCCGTTGTCTATGACACAAG CTACAAGAAACGCATGTTGGACTTGCGAAATTTGCTCAGAGATAAACCTTACGATTCGATGGAAAACGCGATTTGGTGGACGGAGCACGTGATACGTCACAAAGGAGCTCCACATCTGCAATCCACTCTGGTCGACGAGCCGTGGTATAAGCGTCAAGATATGGACATTGTTTTCATCATTTCCGCCGGATCTCTCGTAGCTTTATGTTTCACATTATTTGTATTCCACAAGTTGTTGATTTGCAGTATTCGTGCCTTCAATAAGCTGCCGTCCAGCAAAAAAGACAAACTCCATTAA
- the LOC124310327 gene encoding UDP-glycosyltransferase UGT5-like isoform X3 has protein sequence MLTNYTEIDLHFLYADTDGGENWIETLAKERWTDIQDAYLSTVLSQTELILDHPELKKLYAPNNSQKFNLMMIEMLYYPALLPLATRFDVPVVGITSLGLSLSIHYAIGNPIIPSHSSNWDTEEMIFGEATFWQRLKNFIWVWKFLYKYRTRYMPAQQALARKYFGNDIPDISDIEKNVSVVFVNQQTPISYLRPNIPKVIDIGGFHIAREIKPLPKDLQKILDDSTQGFIYMSLGSNIKSVMLSDEVRREFIAAFSELPYTVIWKFEDDFLANKPENVIIMKWTPQQSILAHPNLKVFIYQGGLQSTEEAVSHGIPVIGLPVFTDQHVHANKMVSLGVGKKLNIHSVNRHDILEAIRTVVFDTSYKRRMIDLRNLLKDKPYDSLKNAIWWTEHVIRHKGASHLQSTTVDEPWYQRQDMDIVFVISTGFVITSSLAMIAFCRMVNHIRAMIHPISQKVKIN, from the exons ATGTTGACCAACTATACGGAGATTGATCTTCACTTTCTCTACGCTGATACCGACGGTGGTGAGAATTGGATCGAGACTTTGGCAAAGGAAAGGTGGACCGATATCCAGGATGCCTATTTGTCGACGGTCTTGTCACAAACCGAACTCATCCTTGATCATCCTGAACTGAAGAAGCTATACGCACCAAACAATAGCCAAAAGTTCAACTTGATGATGATCGAGATGCTTTATTATCCTGCCCTTTTGCCTCTTGCCACGCGATTCGATGTTCCAGTTGTGG GTATAACATCTCTGGGTCTAAGTTTGAGTATTCATTACGCAATTGGCAATCCTATCATCCCTTCTCATTCGTCAAATTGGGATACAGAAGAAATGATTTTCGGTGAGGCGACATTTTGGCAAAGGCTAAAAAACTTTATATGGGTATGGAagtttttatataaatacCGAACTCGTTACATGCCGGCGCAACAGGCGTTGGCCAGAAAATATTTTGGGAACGACATTCCTGATATCAGCGACATCGAAAAGAACGTCAGTGTGGTTTTTGTCAACCAGCAGACACCGATTTCGTATCTCAGACCAAATATTCCTAAAGTCATAGATATCGGTGGATTTCACATCGCAAGGGAAATCAAGCCACTCCCGAAG GACCTTCAAAAGATCTTGGACGATTCGACGCAAGGCTTCATTTACATGAGCCTTGGATCAAATATCAAAAGTGTGATGTTGAGTGACGAAGTGCGTAGAGAATTCATCGCTGCATTTTCGGAACTGCCGTACACTgttatttggaaatttgaggACGATTTTCTTGCAAATAAACCAGAAAATGTCATAATTATGAAGTGGACTCCGCAGCAATCGATTCTGG CACATCCGAATCTAAAAGTTTTCATATACCAAGGAGGACTTCAAAGCACAGAGGAAGCGGTTTCTCATGGCATCCCTGTAATTGGATTACCGGTATTCACCGACCAGCACGTACACGCTAACAAAATGGTTAGTCTAggtgttggaaaaaagttgaacatTCATTCCGTCAACAGGCACGATATACTTGAAGCAATTCGCACTGTCGTCTTTGACACAAG CTACAAGAGGCGGATGATCGACTTGCGGAATTTGCTCAAGGACAAACCCTACGATTCGCTGAAGAACGCGATTTGGTGGACAGAGCATGTGATACGTCACAAAGGAGCTTCACATTTGCAGTCCACTACGGTCGACGAGCCGTGGTATCAGCGTCAAGATATGGAcattgtttttgttatttccaCCGGATTTGTCATAACTTCAAGTTTGGCAATGATTGCGTTCTGCAGGATGGTCAATCATATTCGTGCAATGATTCACCCAATCAGTCAGAAGGTCAAAATAAATTGA
- the LOC124310327 gene encoding UDP-glycosyltransferase UGT5-like isoform X1 produces the protein MLRSFVSATLILLAAFWHYGYASRILGVFPTPSISHQIVFRALTLALRERGHQLVVVTPDPVNDPMLTNYTEIDLHFLYADTDGGENWIETLAKERWTDIQDAYLSTVLSQTELILDHPELKKLYAPNNSQKFNLMMIEMLYYPALLPLATRFDVPVVGITSLGLSLSIHYAIGNPIIPSHSSNWDTEEMIFGEATFWQRLKNFIWVWKFLYKYRTRYMPAQQALARKYFGNDIPDISDIEKNVSVVFVNQQTPISYLRPNIPKVIDIGGFHIAREIKPLPKDLQKILDDSTQGFIYMSLGSNIKSVMLSDEVRREFIAAFSELPYTVIWKFEDDFLANKPENVIIMKWTPQQSILAHPNLKVFIYQGGLQSTEEAVSHGIPVIGLPVFTDQHVHANKMVSLGVGKKLNIHSVNRHDILEAIRTVVFDTSYKRRMIDLRNLLKDKPYDSLKNAIWWTEHVIRHKGASHLQSTTVDEPWYQRQDMDIVFVISTGFVITSSLAMIAFCRMVNHIRAMIHPISQKVKIN, from the exons ATGTTACGGAGTTTTGTGTCAGCTACGTTGATTTTGCTTGCCGCTTTTTGGCACTACGGATATGCTTCAAGGATACTCGGTGTATTTCCAACCCCTTCGATCAGTCATCAAATAGTATTCCGCGCTCTCACCCTTGCACTGAGAGAACGGGGCCATCAGCTCGTTGTTGTGACTCCAGATCCGGTCAACGATCCAATGTTGACCAACTATACGGAGATTGATCTTCACTTTCTCTACGCTGATACCGACGGTGGTGAGAATTGGATCGAGACTTTGGCAAAGGAAAGGTGGACCGATATCCAGGATGCCTATTTGTCGACGGTCTTGTCACAAACCGAACTCATCCTTGATCATCCTGAACTGAAGAAGCTATACGCACCAAACAATAGCCAAAAGTTCAACTTGATGATGATCGAGATGCTTTATTATCCTGCCCTTTTGCCTCTTGCCACGCGATTCGATGTTCCAGTTGTGG GTATAACATCTCTGGGTCTAAGTTTGAGTATTCATTACGCAATTGGCAATCCTATCATCCCTTCTCATTCGTCAAATTGGGATACAGAAGAAATGATTTTCGGTGAGGCGACATTTTGGCAAAGGCTAAAAAACTTTATATGGGTATGGAagtttttatataaatacCGAACTCGTTACATGCCGGCGCAACAGGCGTTGGCCAGAAAATATTTTGGGAACGACATTCCTGATATCAGCGACATCGAAAAGAACGTCAGTGTGGTTTTTGTCAACCAGCAGACACCGATTTCGTATCTCAGACCAAATATTCCTAAAGTCATAGATATCGGTGGATTTCACATCGCAAGGGAAATCAAGCCACTCCCGAAG GACCTTCAAAAGATCTTGGACGATTCGACGCAAGGCTTCATTTACATGAGCCTTGGATCAAATATCAAAAGTGTGATGTTGAGTGACGAAGTGCGTAGAGAATTCATCGCTGCATTTTCGGAACTGCCGTACACTgttatttggaaatttgaggACGATTTTCTTGCAAATAAACCAGAAAATGTCATAATTATGAAGTGGACTCCGCAGCAATCGATTCTGG CACATCCGAATCTAAAAGTTTTCATATACCAAGGAGGACTTCAAAGCACAGAGGAAGCGGTTTCTCATGGCATCCCTGTAATTGGATTACCGGTATTCACCGACCAGCACGTACACGCTAACAAAATGGTTAGTCTAggtgttggaaaaaagttgaacatTCATTCCGTCAACAGGCACGATATACTTGAAGCAATTCGCACTGTCGTCTTTGACACAAG CTACAAGAGGCGGATGATCGACTTGCGGAATTTGCTCAAGGACAAACCCTACGATTCGCTGAAGAACGCGATTTGGTGGACAGAGCATGTGATACGTCACAAAGGAGCTTCACATTTGCAGTCCACTACGGTCGACGAGCCGTGGTATCAGCGTCAAGATATGGAcattgtttttgttatttccaCCGGATTTGTCATAACTTCAAGTTTGGCAATGATTGCGTTCTGCAGGATGGTCAATCATATTCGTGCAATGATTCACCCAATCAGTCAGAAGGTCAAAATAAATTGA